In Syngnathus scovelli strain Florida chromosome 11, RoL_Ssco_1.2, whole genome shotgun sequence, one DNA window encodes the following:
- the quo gene encoding quattro yields MNPESLDSSIQSALSALYPPFEATAPIVLSQLFRTIEEHYHGDALRCLLDFLIPSKHLLESVQQAACAGYSDVVFRCEGWPLCLHDRTVVQLAPVNPLLLRPGDFYLQVEAFGEQAARIVLKSLLEAGGREVEETPIPETSYPCIFTENWLRDINDGRQGTPLSRCLLCTDQGVIKLPWAEVAVPEFLDKPKVMSTHQEASPEPKPMSVPSTYGASTLPLEARVRPFKDRMSASLRPVDSSSKLVRLEHYQRIPRSYSKPLIKPVGWVSPNTWDSRNHLEIEGDYVDLVDVAQLTKHDGRSNPPKSVLIKPVRPPPSAPLASSVFCGRTLQYAEEPCMPCSQGKLGEDLSEQDIKCRNRDSYLAALRNPVPLEKGSVDLAALEEVSHCEDSEQNNKLGQFCNHCNTPTSGHHVCQKRHYCEPITQIFGSSHQNLPTSSESEDILTESPIILSSTPGLSYSHKIQTKLLSQSEHMERPGLFLGMRDDPDKKSELKVDVMKSSGKHKFKVRSLSTVSDTPKGSPHFYKPSNRSHSDICPETISSMMQCKKSDLPDEVTTKLEKLKFYRKDSHQPSGIETPSTSNGPHLRLQNSKTDDKSSSQLTSVSATPPPQSLQSLKSTLQIVGGLLELAIIYLPGSRDKTGRAVVEVHCDKEWTSSPLSAQNLCELLLYLHSIPRKDVQELGMTLVVDARKKAPPPQLYKALLMAQEQALHAVHSVVMLVDKDTSPRPEKQPGLQMDLVTSMKALYKTVDASQLTSELGGTFTYRHKDWLQFHQRLVSFTSDLHEADSLLQRAITKVNEVNVMDTAQEVRECIQEQRDSMKKVLEDARLVTLQREGGAVLARMRREEFRFPQSEDYRDALELATHLYNQVEEKLHMLVMRSNESLQQLEYLFVLRDMDAKIKESAVWFSEEGEHRLKEFDQKDHLYTEDILQRYDTFFLQAKEKQQHALSLVSEAEKNVGSSPSSPVADVFQTVLNTFKCNVDDFMSRAEQIHKELTTLVKVHRFCEQACALAKECSHFLEQVEHECYLAQTNLSTLQMYEERLGDEFSTRNFQALKSKACSLRSGSSGAMKVWNAAWVRCQEVRQRLEKMQKRKKACRDKKHNQQTMVGSTHGQIGGMESKTEMREVESSLTQHAKVYIPQNQHTKAASLKANENREPPALKLLPQRKGETKWKPRGHRSEADLRRTASIQTDADVSRHRVLSRSLSEGSCITTYSPFAFALAPFHEKQPLCQTSKRTSEQNPEPLQSLPSSYSKNLSFKSTEGDEEGPTKDSASTLSCDNKETIVVPTDNGSNILKLQKIMEELLSTEREYVKALGYVREHYFPELERSDVPQDLRGQKGSIFGNLEKLHDFHHHHFTSELENCANEPFRVGRCFLRHRENFALYALYSKNKPQSDSLLINHGKAFFKQKQLALRDKMDLWSYLLKPVQRISKYSLLLQDMMRECAPGQVRELAELKAALEVVHFQLRHGNNLLAMDAIRHCDVNLKEQGQLIRQDEFVVTFRKKKCSRHIFLFQELILFSKTRKTDVGNDTYVYKQSFKTSDVGMTQNTGDTGLCFEIWFRKRKTQDTYTLQAFSRELKEAWTKDLGRILWDQALHNREIRMQERVFMGIGNKPFMDIQPSEAAISDRAVDCGLMTRENKMLPHVGAYGPHNGLTGARPKSAASRSTSSSSSSSGRGSLSPATYFCGPKRKMLISGLDGYVSPAGVLEEDDVDRESGSHNLLLDSSESSGESVSGLSCSAHSYRSALERDTEDTSSVFTSTIAVREAASSIPTGACEASEQSQAAVVLQAKNVLCAKNSSVGNFTEV; encoded by the exons ATG AATCCAGAATCTCTGGACTCATCCATCCAGAGCGCCCTCTCGGCACTCTACCCGCCTTTTGAAGCCACGGCGCCCATCGTCCTCAGCCAGCTCTTCCGCACCATCGAGGAGCATTACCATGGCGATGCCTTGCGGTGTCTACTGGATTTCCTTATCCCTTCCAAACACCTGCTGGAAAGTGTACAGCAGGCGGCATGT GCTGGATATTCCGATGTGGTTTTCCGCTGTGAGGGCTGGCCTCTCTGCCTCCATGACAGAACCGTCGTCCAGTTAGCGCCAGTGAACCCTTTACTGCTGCGTCCTGGAGACTTTTATCTCCAGGTGGAAGCATTTGGCGAGCAGGCGGCTCGTATCGTCCTCAAAAGCCTTCTGGAAGCCGGAGGtcgggaagtggaggagaccccCATCCCTGAGACTTCCTATCCGTGCATCTTCACTGAAAACTGGCTGCGGGACATCAATGATGGACGCCAGGGGACTCCTCTGTCACGGTGCTTACTttgcacggaccaaggagtcatCAAGTTACCGTGGGCAGAGGTGGCCGTCCCAGAATTTTTGGACAAGCCGAAGGTTATGAGCACTCATCAGGAAGCTTCTCCTGAGCCAAAGCCAATGTCAGTTCCGTCCACTTACGGCGCATCCACTCTGCCGCTGGAGGCTCGGGTTCGACCTTTCAAAGATAGGATGTCAGCTTCTCTAAGACCTGTGGATTCTTCTTCCAAACTTGTCAGATTAGAACATTATCAAAGAATCCCCAGATCCTATTCCAAACCtctaatcaaacctgttggttgGGTGTCCCCTAACACCTGGGACAGCCGCAACCATCTCGAAATTGAAGGCGATTATGTCGACTTGGTGGATGTTGCACAATTAACCAAACACGACGGCCGTTCAAATCCACCAAAGTCCGTCTTGATCAAACCTGTCAGACCACCGCCGTCCGCGCCACTGGCCAGCAGCGTTTTCTGCGGACGCACTCTACAGTATGCCGAAGAACCTTGTATGCCTTGCAGTCAGGGAAAGCTGGGGGAGGACCTCTCAGAGCAAGACATCAAGTGTCGGAACAGAGACTCTTACCTCGCGGCGCTGAGAAACCCCGTCCCTTTAGAAAAAGGAAGCGTTGACCTTGCGGCGCTAGAGGAGGTCAGCCATTGCGAAGATTCGGAGCAAAACAATAAACTTGGACAGTTTTGTAACCACTGTAATACGCCCACGTCAGGCCACCACGTCTGCCAAAAGAGGCACTACTGTGAGCCAATAACACAAATATTTGGCTCCAGTCACCAAAATCTCCCCACAAGCTCTGAATCAGAAGACATTTTGACAGAATCACCGATTATTTTGTCATCGACCCCTGGCTTAAGTTACAGTCATAAAATTCAAACCAAACTTCTTTCTCAGTCTGAGCACATGGAGCGACCTGGGCTATTTTTAGGTATGCGTGACGATCCCGACAAGAAGTCGGAGCTGAAAGTGGATGTTATGAAATCATCAGGCAAACACAAATTTAAGGTCAGGTCTCTGTCGACGGTATCGGACACTCCTAAAGGGAGTCCACATTTCTACAAACCCAGTAACAGGAGCCACAGTGATATTTGCCCAGAGACAATTAGTagcatgatgcagtgcaaaaaaTCTGATCTACCAGATGAAGTGACCACCAAGCTGGAAAAACTGAAATTCTACAGAAAAG ATTCCCACCAGCCAAGCGGAATCGAAACTCCCTCCACTTCAAATGGACCGCATCTGAGATTGCAAAACTCAAAGACAGATGACAAATCTTCCTCTCAACTCACCTCTGTTAGCGCTACACCGCCGCCACAATCTCTTCAAAGTCTGAAGTCCACTCTTCAAATCGTTGGTGGTTTGCTTGAACTAGCTATCATTTATTTACCAG GCAGCCGGGATAAGACTGGCCGTGCAGTGGTGGAAGTTCACTGTGATAAGGAATGGACCTCATCTCCTCTATCTGCACAGAATCTATGCGAGTTACTCCTCTATCTCCACTCCATACCCAG gaaagaTGTTCAAGAGCTGGGAATGACTTTGGTCGTTGATGCCAGGAAAAAAGCTCCTCCGCCTCAACTCTACAAAGCTCTGCTCATGGCACAG GAGCAAGCACTGCACGCTGTCCACAGTGTAGTAATGCTGGTGGATAAAGACACAAGTCCACGCCCTGAAAAGCAGCCTGGTCTGCAG ATGGACTTGGTGACGTCTATGAAAGCACTCTACAAGACAGTGGACGCTTCACAGTTGACCTCTGAACTGGGAGGAACATTCACCTACAGACATAAAGATTGGCTACAATTCCATCAG AGACTGGTTTCTTTCACAAGTGACCTTCACGAGGCTGACAGTTTGTTACAGAGGGCTATTACTAAAGTGAATGAAGTCAATGTCATGGACACAGCCCAG GAGGTTCGTGAATGCATTCAAGAACAAAGGGATTCGATGAAGAAGGTGCTGGAGGATGCTCGATTGGTGACCCTGCAAAGAGAAGGCGGGGCGGTGCTGGCCAGAATGAGGAGGGAAGAATTCCGCTTTCCACAGTCTGAAGACTACAG AGATGCTCTGGAGTTAGCGACACATCTGTACAACCAGGTTGAGGAGAAGCTCCACATGCTGGTGATGCGATCGAACGAATCACTTCAGCAATTGGAGTACCTTTTTGTGCTCCGAGACATGGATGCAAAAATTAAAGAG TCGGCTGTGTGGTTCAGCGAAGAAGGTGAACATAGACTGAAGGAATTTGACCAAAAAGATCATTTGTACACTGAGGACATCTTGCAGCggtacgacacattcttccttcAAGCAAAG GAAAAACAACAGCACGCCTTGTCTCTCGTGagtgaagcagaaaaaaatgtggGTTCAAGTCCGTCCAGTCCGGTGGCGGATGTTTTTCAGACAGTCCTCAACACCTTCAAGTGCAATGTCGATGACTTTATGTCCCGAGCGGAGCAGATACACAAGGAACTCACCACGCTTGTGAAAGTGCACCGCTTCTGTGAGCAG GCTTGTGCTTTGGCCAAGGAATGCAGTCATTTTTTAGAGCAGGTAGAGCACGAGTGTTACTTGGCTCAGACCAATCTCAGCACACTGCAGATGTATGAAGAGAGATTAGGTGATGAATTCTCCACCCGGAATTTCCAGGCCTTGAAATCTAAGGCCTGTTCTTTAAGATCAGGGTCTTCGGGGGCAATGAAAGTGTGGAATGCGGCTTGGGTGCGGTGCCAAGAAGTCAGGCAGCGTCTTGAGAAGATGCAGAAGAGGAAGAAGGCATGCAGAGATAAGAAGCACAACCAACAGACCATGGTTGGAAGCACTCATGGGCAAATTGGAGGAATGGAGAGTAAGACTGAAATGAGGGAGGTTGAATCCTCCCTGACCCAGCATGCAAAAGTTTACATCCCTCAAAATCAACACACCAAAGCTGCATCCTTGAAAGCGAATGAAAACAGAGAACCTCCAGCTCTGAAGCTTCTACCGCAAAGAAAGGGAGAAACAAAATGGAAGCCAAGAGGGCATCGCAGTGAGGCTGATCTGAGGAGAACAGCCTCGATTCAAACGGACGCCGACGTTTCACGGCACCGAGTCTTGAGTCGCTCCCTGAGTGAGGGATCGTGTATAACCACTTATTCGCCGTTCGCCTTTGCTCTTGCACCTTTTCATGAAAAACAGCCGCTCTGTCAGACGAGTAAGCGAACGTCAGAACAAAACCCGGAGCCTCTCCAAAGCCTGCCTTCTTCCTACTCCAAGAATCTGAGCTTCAAATCAACAGAGGGCGATGAGGAAGGTCCCACCAAAGACTCAGCTTCAACCCTGAGTTGCGATAATAAGGAGACAATCGTCGTCCCAACAGACAATGGAAGCAATATTTT GAAACTACAAAAGATCATGGAGGAGCTTCTGTCCACAGAGAGGGAATACGTAAAAGCTCTAGGCTATGTTCGGGAGCACTACTTCCCCGAGTTGGAGAGAAGCGACGTACCGCAAGACCTCAGGGGCCAGAAAGGGAGCATCTTTGGTAACCTGGAAAAACTGCATGATTTCCACCACCATCATTTCACGAGTGAGCTGGAGAACTGCGCTAATGAACCCTTCAGGGTGGGGCGCTGCTTCTTACGACAT AGAGAAAACTTTGCTCTGTATGCCCTTTACAGCAAAAACAAACCACAGTCTGATAGTCTTCTCATCAATCATGGAAAGGCTTTCTTCAAG CAAAAGCAGCTGGCTCTCAGGGACAAAATGGACCTGTGGTCTTACTTACTGAAACCGGTGCAGCGGATCAGTAAGTACAGCCTGCTGCTGCAAGACATGATGAGGGAGTGCGCGCCAGGACAAGTCAGAGAGCTGGCCGAACTCAAAGCTGCCCTGGAGGTCGTTCACTTCCAGCTCAGACACGGCAACAATCTGCTGGCCATGGACGCCATCCGCCATTGTGAC GTTAATCTCAAGGAGCAAGGGCAGTTAATTCGCCAGGACGAGTTCGTTGTAACATTTAGGAAGAAAAAATGCTCCCGTCATATTTTCCTTTTTCAAGAACTCATCCTCTTTAGCAAAACCAGGAAGACCGACGTGGGGAATGATACGTATGTCTACAAACAGTCATTCAAG ACATCAGACGTCGGCATGACCCAAAACACCGGCGACACCGGACTTTGCTTTGAAATTTGGTTCAGAAAGCGGAAAACCCAAGACACATACACACTGCAAGCATTTAGCCGGGAACTGAAGGAGGCTTGGACTAAAGACCTGGGACGGATCCTCTGGGATCAGGCACTACACAACCGAG AAATCCGTATGCAAGAGCGAGTCTTTATGGGAATTGGAAATAAACCCTTTATGGACATCCAACCCAGTGAGGCAGCTATCAGTGACAGAGCTGTTGACTGCGGGCTGATGACAAGAG AAAACAAGATGCTGCCCCATGTCGGTGCATATGGGCCACACAACGGTCTTACCGGGGCACGGCCAAAATCTGCTGCTTCACGGAGTACTTCGTCCTCGTCTTCTTCCTCGGGACGGGGCTCCTTGTCCCCGGCGACATATTTCTGTGGGCCAAAGCGGAAGATGTTAATAAGTGGCTTGGATGGATACGTATCACCAGCGGGGGTTCTAGAGGAGGATGACGTCGACCGTGAGAGTGGGAGTcacaacttattgt TGGACAGCTCAGAGTCTTCCGGAGAAAGTGTGAGCGGCCTCAGCTGCTCCGCTCACAGTTACCGCTCTGCTCTGGAAAGGGACACTGAGGACACGTCCTCAGTCTTCACCTCCACCATCGCTGTCAGGGAGGCGGCGAGCTCCATCCCAACGGGAGCTTGCGAAGCCTCGGAACAAAGCCAAGCAGCAGTCGTACTTCAGGCCAAGAACGTGCTTTGTGCTAAG AATTCAAGTGTTGGCAATTTCACTGAGGTGTGA